The proteins below come from a single Candidatus Limnocylindria bacterium genomic window:
- a CDS encoding S8 family peptidase, whose product MRWLSATITVALLLGTEATPSAANSFDPTKIDASFLTEILSAPTDDFDVIVRSVPLDKEGRAGRAAERRVEKAAKSVTKQGGSVKHVLGIVGGISARIKGVHILKLTRDDDVDYVVKDQKLRAQFDPALDSLKAGSPGILEVDAPTAWSQLGVTGRGVGVAVVDSGVYPHPDLAGRIVAAIDFTSVAPTVSNIPLNDLGGHGTHVAGLIAGDGTQSAGLYTGVAPNANIIDVRVIDANGSSNVSIILRGLQWVLANRATYNIKVLNMSLGATPTGSYKSDLMATAAEILNFAGVTVVVSAGNSGPLAGTITTPATDPYVVTVGALDDNATPLLADDLMATFSSRGKTPFDRLAKPDLVAPGRRMISLRSPGSTLDSLFPDRQVTVPGSLSADYYRLSGTSMAAPVVAGTIALMYERNPTLSPAQIKKRLKSTVTPLAFGTTLDRGAGLVNAYRAAESVDVGREYSPDRVSDAFAKDMKRFILGQPFVWRDLTYNGGVDSSGMTWEGVTWETVRWDAVTWENVMWEGFTWEGVTWEGVTWETLTWLSSGALSGTGTTWDPVD is encoded by the coding sequence ATGCGTTGGCTTTCCGCGACGATCACGGTCGCGTTGCTGCTCGGGACCGAAGCGACACCGAGCGCGGCTAATTCGTTCGACCCGACCAAGATCGACGCGTCATTCCTGACTGAGATCCTGTCAGCGCCGACCGACGACTTCGACGTGATCGTGCGCTCCGTGCCCCTCGACAAAGAGGGACGGGCCGGCCGCGCTGCGGAGCGGCGGGTCGAGAAGGCGGCGAAGTCGGTTACCAAGCAAGGCGGAAGCGTCAAGCATGTCCTCGGCATCGTCGGCGGCATCTCCGCGCGCATCAAGGGCGTGCACATCCTGAAGCTCACACGGGACGACGACGTCGACTACGTCGTCAAGGATCAGAAGCTCAGGGCGCAGTTCGACCCGGCGCTCGACAGCCTGAAGGCGGGGTCGCCGGGGATCCTCGAGGTGGACGCGCCCACGGCGTGGTCACAGCTCGGCGTCACGGGCCGCGGTGTCGGCGTCGCCGTCGTGGACAGCGGCGTCTACCCGCATCCGGACCTGGCGGGCCGGATCGTGGCCGCGATCGACTTCACCTCGGTCGCACCGACGGTCTCGAACATTCCACTGAACGACCTCGGCGGCCACGGCACGCACGTCGCGGGCCTGATCGCCGGCGACGGCACGCAGTCCGCGGGCCTCTACACCGGCGTCGCTCCGAACGCGAACATCATCGACGTCCGCGTGATCGACGCGAATGGCAGCTCGAACGTGTCGATCATCCTGCGTGGGCTGCAGTGGGTCTTGGCCAACCGGGCCACGTACAACATCAAGGTCCTGAACATGTCGCTCGGCGCGACGCCGACCGGCAGCTACAAGTCCGACCTCATGGCGACCGCGGCCGAGATCCTCAACTTCGCCGGCGTGACTGTCGTCGTCTCGGCCGGCAACAGCGGTCCGCTCGCGGGCACGATCACGACGCCGGCCACCGACCCATACGTCGTCACCGTCGGAGCGCTCGACGACAACGCGACACCGCTGCTCGCCGACGATCTGATGGCCACGTTCTCGTCGCGCGGCAAGACCCCGTTCGACAGGCTCGCGAAGCCGGACCTCGTCGCGCCGGGTCGGAGGATGATCAGCCTGCGCTCGCCGGGCAGCACGCTCGACTCGCTGTTCCCGGATCGGCAGGTCACGGTGCCCGGGTCGCTGTCAGCCGACTACTACCGCCTCTCCGGTACGTCGATGGCCGCTCCGGTCGTCGCCGGAACGATCGCGCTCATGTACGAGCGCAATCCCACGCTCTCACCGGCGCAGATCAAGAAGCGCCTCAAGTCGACGGTGACGCCGCTCGCGTTCGGCACGACGCTCGACCGCGGCGCCGGTCTGGTGAACGCATACCGCGCCGCCGAGTCGGTCGACGTCGGTAGGGAGTACTCGCCGGACCGCGTCAGCGACGCCTTCGCGAAGGACATGAAGAGGTTCATCCTGGGACAGCCCTTCGTCTGGCGCGACCTGACATACAACGGCGGCGTCGACTCGAGTGGCATGACCTGGGAGGGCGTGACCTGGGAGACCGTGCGATGGGACGCGGTGACCTGGGAGAACGTCATGTGGGAGGGCTTCACCTGG
- a CDS encoding inorganic phosphate transporter → MEYALVLLALVVILGVIFEYVNGFHDAANAIATVVATRVLTPGQAVLMAGSLNLLGALSGVAVAKTVGNGIVDAKVVTQDLVIAALIAAIAWDLLTWYFGLPTSSSHALIFSIIGASVAIHGTDVVIVAGLQKTSFGVVYSPALAFLVGYLLMLSLYWLLRNTSFGWVQRFFGRAQILSSAYMAFSHGGNDGQKTMGIIALALAAYGVVPTGADFYIPDWVKVICAAAIGIGTMTGGWRIMRTMGIRITKLTPVQGFAAETTAGTVIEIATRFGIPISTTHAISGAILGVGSTRRLSAVRWGIAGRIVTAWVLTIPGCFVIGYVIAIAMRAIGVHP, encoded by the coding sequence TTGGAATACGCGCTCGTCCTCCTCGCGCTCGTCGTCATCCTCGGCGTCATCTTCGAATACGTGAACGGCTTCCACGACGCAGCCAACGCGATCGCCACGGTAGTCGCGACACGCGTACTGACTCCAGGCCAGGCCGTGCTCATGGCGGGGAGCCTCAACCTCCTCGGCGCCCTTTCGGGAGTTGCGGTCGCGAAGACCGTCGGGAACGGGATCGTCGACGCGAAGGTGGTCACGCAGGACCTCGTGATCGCCGCGCTCATCGCGGCGATCGCGTGGGACCTCCTCACCTGGTATTTCGGCCTGCCGACCTCCTCGAGCCACGCGCTGATCTTCTCGATCATCGGTGCGTCGGTCGCGATCCATGGCACGGATGTCGTCATAGTCGCCGGGCTCCAGAAGACGAGCTTCGGCGTTGTCTACTCGCCCGCGCTCGCGTTCCTCGTCGGCTACCTCCTCATGCTGTCGCTCTACTGGCTCCTGCGGAACACGTCGTTCGGTTGGGTGCAGCGCTTCTTCGGCCGTGCCCAGATCCTGTCGAGCGCTTACATGGCGTTCAGCCACGGCGGCAACGACGGTCAGAAGACGATGGGCATCATCGCCCTGGCTCTCGCCGCGTATGGCGTCGTGCCCACTGGCGCGGATTTCTACATCCCGGATTGGGTCAAGGTCATCTGCGCCGCTGCGATCGGCATCGGAACCATGACCGGCGGCTGGCGGATCATGAGGACCATGGGCATCCGGATCACCAAGCTCACTCCGGTCCAGGGATTCGCGGCGGAAACGACCGCGGGCACCGTGATCGAGATCGCGACCCGGTTCGGCATCCCGATCTCGACGACCCATGCGATCTCGGGCGCGATCCTCGGCGTCGGCTCGACGCGCCGGCTCTCGGCCGTGCGCTGGGGTATAGCGGGACGGATCGTCACCGCCTGGGTGTTGACGATCCCCGGCTGCTTCGTCATCGGTTACGTGATCGCGATCGCCATGCGCGCGATCGGAGTGCATCCCTAG
- a CDS encoding DUF47 family protein, with the protein MRLSLMPKKRFFFTQFDKHAANSLEAAVALERLLTDFTEVERKVRDIHAIEHYGDELTHEIFKSLNETFVTPLDREDIVGIASKLDDVADVAYDVSELVLLYKIRSVRPQATRQAKALVGAATEMVAMIKALEGLKGLEPHWIRIHTYENEGDQVFRDAVGDLFANVTDPIEIIKWKDIHSLIEVAVDRCEDVANIVEMIVIKHS; encoded by the coding sequence ATGCGGCTGTCCCTGATGCCGAAAAAGAGATTCTTCTTCACCCAGTTCGACAAGCATGCTGCGAACAGCCTCGAGGCGGCCGTCGCGCTCGAGCGTTTGTTGACCGATTTCACCGAAGTCGAACGCAAGGTGCGCGACATCCACGCGATCGAGCACTACGGCGACGAGCTGACCCACGAGATCTTCAAGAGCCTGAACGAGACATTCGTCACGCCGCTCGACCGCGAGGACATCGTCGGGATCGCGTCCAAGCTCGACGATGTCGCCGACGTCGCGTACGACGTGAGTGAGCTCGTTCTGCTCTACAAGATCCGGAGCGTCCGGCCGCAGGCGACCCGCCAGGCCAAGGCGCTGGTCGGCGCGGCGACCGAGATGGTCGCGATGATCAAGGCCCTCGAAGGGCTCAAAGGACTCGAGCCGCACTGGATCAGGATCCACACCTACGAGAACGAGGGCGACCAGGTCTTCCGCGACGCGGTCGGGGACCTGTTCGCGAACGTCACGGACCCGATCGAGATAATCAAATGGAAGGACATCCATTCGCTCATCGAGGTGGCCGTCGACCGATGTGAGGACGTCGCGAACATCGTCGAGATGATCGTGATCAAACACAGCTAA